A region of Phyllostomus discolor isolate MPI-MPIP mPhyDis1 chromosome 15, mPhyDis1.pri.v3, whole genome shotgun sequence DNA encodes the following proteins:
- the SCCPDH gene encoding saccharopine dehydrogenase-like oxidoreductase isoform X1 yields MATKRRPFHLVVFGASGFTGQFVTEEVAREQVDAQEGSRLPWAVAGRSREKLQQVLDRAALKLGRPTLPSEVEIIVCDISNPASLDEMAKQATVVLNCVGPYRFYGEPVIKACIENGASYVDICGEPQFLELMYWKYHEKAAEKGVYIIGSSGFDSIPADLGVIYTSNKINGTLTAVECFLTIHSGPEGLCIHDGTWKSAVYGFGDYRSLVKLRREASLKPVPIVGPKLKRRWPVSYCRELGSYSVPLMGSDVSVVKRTQRYLHENLEQSPVQFAAYLTVGGITSVVKLMFAGLFFLFFVRFGIGRQLLIKFPWLFSFGYFSKQGPTQKQMDATSFTMMFFGQGYSQGCSPEASKPNVRICTQVKGPEAGYVATPIAMVQAAMTLLNDASDLPRAGGVFTPGAAFSRTKLIDRLHQRGIEFSVISSSEV; encoded by the exons ATGGCGACCAAGCGGAGGCCTTTCCACCTGGTGGTGTTCGGCGCCTCTGGCTTCACCGGCCAGTTCGTGACCGAGGAGGTGGCCCGGGAGCAGGTGGACGCGCAGGAGGGCTCCCGCCTGCCCTGGGCCGTGGCGGGCCGTTCCCGGGAGAAGCTGCAGCAAGTGCTGGACAGGGCTGCCCTGAAGCTGG GAAGACCGACGCTGCCATCCGAAGTTGAAATCATAGTTTGTGATATCTCTAATCCAGCCTCACTTGATGAAATGGCCAAACAGGCAACAGTTGTCCTCAACTGCGTAGGACCA TATCGATTTTATGGAGAACCTGTAATAAAAGCATGTATTGAAAATGGAGCTAGCTATGTTGACATCTGTGGAGAACCTCAG TTTCTGGAACTAATGTATTGGAAGTACCATGAGAAGGCCGCCGAAAAAGGGGTTTACATCATTGGAAGCAGTGGCTTTGACTCCATTCCGGCAGATCTGGGAGTGATATATACAAGCAATAAAATTAATG GTACGTTGACTGCGGTGGAGTGTTTCCTGACCATACACTCAGGACCCGAG GGGCTGTGCATCCACGACGGCACCTGGAAGTCCGCGGTCTACGGCTTCGGGGACTACAGGAGCTTGGTGAAGCTGCGGAGAGAGGCCAGTCTGAAACCCGTCCCAATCGTCGgtccaaaattaaaaagaag GTGGCCGGTGTCTTACTGCAGAGAGCTCGGCAGCTACTCCGTTCCTTTAATGGGCTCAGACGTGTCTGTCGTGAAGCGAACGCAGCGCTACTTGCACGAGAATCTGGAGCAGTCGCCT GTGCAGTTCGCCGCGTACTTGACGGTCGGGGGCATCACCTCTGTCGTGAAGCTGATGTTCGCGGGGctgttctttttgttctttgtgaGGTTTGGCATTGGACGGCAACTTCTCATAAAA TTCCCATGGCTCTTCTCCTTcggttatttttcaaaacaaggtCCAACACAAAAACAG ATGGATGCCACCTCGTTCACGATGATGTTCTTCGGTCAAGGATACAGCCAAGGCTGCAGCCCCGAGGCGAGCAAACCCAACGTCAGAATCTGTACTCAGGTGAAAGGACCAG AGGCTGGCTACGTGGCGACCCCCATAGCCATGGTCCAGGCAGCCATGACTCTCCTGAATGACGCCTCTGACCTCCCCAGGGC GGGCGGGGTCTTCACCCCGGGAGCGGCCTTCTCCAGGACAAAGCTGATTGACAGGCTCCACCAGCGCGGCATTGAATTCAGCGTCATTAGCAGCTCCGAAGTCTGA
- the SCCPDH gene encoding saccharopine dehydrogenase-like oxidoreductase isoform X2, whose translation MATKRRPFHLVVFGASGFTGQFVTEEVAREQVDAQEGSRLPWAVAGRSREKLQQVLDRAALKLGRPTLPSEVEIIVCDISNPASLDEMAKQATVVLNCVGPYRFYGEPVIKACIENGASYVDICGEPQFLELMYWKYHEKAAEKGVYIIGSSGFDSIPADLGVIYTSNKINGTLTAVECFLTIHSGPEVQFAAYLTVGGITSVVKLMFAGLFFLFFVRFGIGRQLLIKFPWLFSFGYFSKQGPTQKQMDATSFTMMFFGQGYSQGCSPEASKPNVRICTQVKGPEAGYVATPIAMVQAAMTLLNDASDLPRAGGVFTPGAAFSRTKLIDRLHQRGIEFSVISSSEV comes from the exons ATGGCGACCAAGCGGAGGCCTTTCCACCTGGTGGTGTTCGGCGCCTCTGGCTTCACCGGCCAGTTCGTGACCGAGGAGGTGGCCCGGGAGCAGGTGGACGCGCAGGAGGGCTCCCGCCTGCCCTGGGCCGTGGCGGGCCGTTCCCGGGAGAAGCTGCAGCAAGTGCTGGACAGGGCTGCCCTGAAGCTGG GAAGACCGACGCTGCCATCCGAAGTTGAAATCATAGTTTGTGATATCTCTAATCCAGCCTCACTTGATGAAATGGCCAAACAGGCAACAGTTGTCCTCAACTGCGTAGGACCA TATCGATTTTATGGAGAACCTGTAATAAAAGCATGTATTGAAAATGGAGCTAGCTATGTTGACATCTGTGGAGAACCTCAG TTTCTGGAACTAATGTATTGGAAGTACCATGAGAAGGCCGCCGAAAAAGGGGTTTACATCATTGGAAGCAGTGGCTTTGACTCCATTCCGGCAGATCTGGGAGTGATATATACAAGCAATAAAATTAATG GTACGTTGACTGCGGTGGAGTGTTTCCTGACCATACACTCAGGACCCGAG GTGCAGTTCGCCGCGTACTTGACGGTCGGGGGCATCACCTCTGTCGTGAAGCTGATGTTCGCGGGGctgttctttttgttctttgtgaGGTTTGGCATTGGACGGCAACTTCTCATAAAA TTCCCATGGCTCTTCTCCTTcggttatttttcaaaacaaggtCCAACACAAAAACAG ATGGATGCCACCTCGTTCACGATGATGTTCTTCGGTCAAGGATACAGCCAAGGCTGCAGCCCCGAGGCGAGCAAACCCAACGTCAGAATCTGTACTCAGGTGAAAGGACCAG AGGCTGGCTACGTGGCGACCCCCATAGCCATGGTCCAGGCAGCCATGACTCTCCTGAATGACGCCTCTGACCTCCCCAGGGC GGGCGGGGTCTTCACCCCGGGAGCGGCCTTCTCCAGGACAAAGCTGATTGACAGGCTCCACCAGCGCGGCATTGAATTCAGCGTCATTAGCAGCTCCGAAGTCTGA